In a single window of the Pontibacter russatus genome:
- a CDS encoding endonuclease/exonuclease/phosphatase family protein, with translation MSGTFKKIRRRIWLVLNIGVVLWVLAGVLCLQVPPQKFWPAGFVAFSLPGALVFNFFFLLYWALRRSWLFVLPLAVLLLGWNYYARLFPINFGQELPQEAKTLQVLSFNTHMFNAYLGQTPREAEAAKEMIEWIAEHPADVYCLQEFYSKRHSNLYNTISKIGVRYNKHRFFSVANIDREKGDIGVAIFSKYPIVEKGVINFNKSSANRVIWTDLEVNGDTVRIYAAHLQSMSIKSEDIENTYSAIGNEESFKKEGRNLARRLRSGFVARGEQVDMLLEHVRESPYRSIVCGDFNDIPFSYTYNELAEELDNAFVEAGAGIGATYNGPLPFLRIDNQFYTDGLRAVKFETHHEMSLSDHYPISATYVVEPRAAETR, from the coding sequence GTGTCGGGTACCTTCAAAAAAATACGCAGGCGTATATGGCTTGTCCTCAACATCGGGGTGGTGTTGTGGGTGTTGGCGGGCGTGTTGTGCCTGCAGGTGCCGCCGCAAAAGTTCTGGCCCGCCGGTTTTGTGGCCTTCTCGCTGCCAGGTGCGCTCGTGTTCAACTTCTTTTTTTTGTTATACTGGGCGCTGCGCCGCTCGTGGCTGTTTGTGCTGCCGCTGGCCGTGCTGCTGCTCGGCTGGAACTACTACGCCCGCCTGTTTCCCATCAACTTCGGCCAGGAACTGCCCCAGGAGGCCAAGACCCTGCAGGTGCTCAGCTTCAACACGCACATGTTCAACGCTTACCTGGGCCAGACACCGCGAGAGGCGGAGGCAGCCAAGGAGATGATTGAATGGATTGCCGAGCACCCGGCGGATGTTTACTGCCTGCAGGAGTTTTACAGCAAGCGCCACTCCAACCTGTATAACACCATCAGCAAGATAGGGGTGCGGTACAACAAGCACCGGTTCTTTTCGGTGGCCAACATAGACCGGGAAAAAGGTGACATCGGGGTCGCTATTTTCTCGAAGTACCCTATTGTGGAGAAAGGGGTGATTAATTTTAACAAGTCGAGCGCCAACCGTGTTATCTGGACTGACCTGGAGGTGAACGGCGACACCGTACGCATCTATGCGGCGCACCTGCAGTCGATGAGCATCAAATCGGAGGACATTGAGAACACGTACTCAGCCATCGGCAACGAGGAGAGCTTTAAAAAGGAAGGCCGTAACCTGGCCAGGCGCCTCCGGAGCGGCTTCGTGGCCAGGGGGGAGCAGGTGGATATGCTGCTGGAGCATGTGCGGGAGTCGCCTTACCGGTCCATCGTGTGCGGCGACTTCAACGACATCCCCTTCAGCTATACTTACAACGAACTGGCCGAGGAGCTGGACAATGCGTTTGTGGAAGCCGGCGCAGGCATAGGCGCCACCTACAACGGGCCGCTCCCTTTCCTGCGCATCGACAACCAGTTTTACACGGATGGGCTCCGGGCTGTCAAGTTTGAGACGCACCACGAAATGAGCCTTTCCGACCACTACCCCATTTCCGCCACCTACGTGGTGGAGCCGCGCGCAGCGGAAACCCGTTAG
- a CDS encoding ribosome maturation factor RimP translates to MALTATTIRAMAEASLPDQDLFIVDVAVSDTPVRPKITVLADGEQGITIDQCATISRRINKRMEEEFGEEVSYVLEVSSPGLDFPLTQPQQFKRNLGRSLKLKLQDGSEKTGKLEEVTEAGLGLLEEVKLKGKKATYVPVQIPYADIVKANVVISFK, encoded by the coding sequence ATGGCACTTACCGCAACAACCATAAGAGCGATGGCGGAGGCAAGCCTGCCGGATCAAGACCTGTTTATCGTGGACGTGGCCGTGTCTGACACGCCGGTGCGCCCGAAGATAACAGTGCTGGCCGACGGCGAGCAGGGCATCACCATTGACCAGTGCGCCACCATCAGCCGCCGCATTAACAAAAGGATGGAGGAGGAGTTTGGCGAAGAAGTAAGCTACGTGCTGGAGGTAAGCTCGCCGGGCCTCGATTTCCCGCTTACGCAGCCGCAGCAGTTTAAGCGCAATCTGGGCCGCAGCCTGAAACTGAAGCTGCAGGACGGCTCGGAGAAAACCGGGAAGCTGGAGGAAGTGACCGAAGCGGGCCTCGGCCTGCTGGAGGAAGTTAAACTAAAAGGCAAGAAGGCTACGTATGTGCCTGTGCAAATACCTTACGCGGATATTGTGAAAGCAAATGTTGTAATATCTTTTAAATGA
- the nusA gene encoding transcription termination factor NusA, protein MNSSVLIESFAEFAKFKNIDRPTMMRILEDVFRTMIRKKWSTDENFDIILNVEKGDLEIWRNREIVDDNSEDIWDHDKISLSDARKIEPDFEVGEEVSEEVKLEDFGRRAVLTARQTLIQRIKDMEKELVFQKYKDQVGEIISGEVYQVWNREVLLLDQEENELLIPKAEQIPKDRYRKGDVVRAVVQRVEIVNGNPKIILSRTSPAFLERLFENEVPEIYDGLIAIKKIVREPGERAKVAVESFDDRIDPVGACVGMKGSRIHSIVRELENENIDVINYTENTELYIQRALSPAKISSMKIDEENGRVSVFLKPDQVSLAIGKGGQNIKLASRLVGLEIDVFRESESYEEDISLEEFTDEIEDWVIAELRRIGLDTAKSVLAVSKEDLLRRTELEEETIDDVLSILREELEEEDNQ, encoded by the coding sequence ATGAACAGTTCAGTCCTGATCGAGTCGTTCGCAGAGTTTGCGAAATTCAAGAACATTGACCGCCCGACCATGATGCGCATCCTCGAGGATGTGTTCCGCACCATGATCCGCAAGAAGTGGTCCACCGACGAGAACTTTGACATCATTCTGAACGTGGAGAAGGGTGACCTGGAGATATGGCGCAACCGCGAAATTGTGGACGACAACTCTGAGGACATCTGGGACCACGACAAGATCAGCCTTTCGGATGCCCGTAAGATTGAGCCTGACTTTGAGGTGGGCGAAGAAGTGTCGGAAGAGGTGAAGTTGGAGGACTTTGGCCGCCGCGCCGTGCTGACCGCCCGCCAGACCCTGATCCAGCGCATCAAGGACATGGAGAAGGAGCTGGTTTTCCAAAAGTACAAGGACCAGGTGGGAGAGATTATCTCCGGCGAGGTGTACCAGGTATGGAACCGCGAGGTGTTGTTGCTTGACCAGGAGGAGAACGAGTTGCTGATACCGAAGGCGGAGCAGATCCCAAAAGACCGCTACCGCAAAGGCGACGTGGTGCGGGCCGTGGTGCAGCGCGTGGAGATCGTGAACGGCAACCCGAAAATCATTCTTTCCCGCACCTCCCCCGCCTTCCTGGAGCGCCTGTTCGAGAACGAGGTGCCAGAGATATATGACGGCCTCATCGCCATCAAAAAAATTGTGCGCGAGCCCGGCGAGCGCGCCAAGGTGGCGGTGGAGTCGTTCGACGACCGCATCGACCCGGTGGGCGCCTGTGTGGGCATGAAGGGCTCCCGCATCCACAGCATCGTGCGCGAGCTGGAGAACGAGAACATCGACGTGATCAATTACACCGAGAACACGGAGCTATATATACAGCGCGCCCTTAGCCCGGCCAAGATCAGCAGCATGAAGATTGACGAGGAGAACGGCCGCGTGTCGGTTTTCCTGAAGCCGGATCAGGTGTCGCTGGCCATCGGCAAAGGCGGGCAGAACATCAAGCTGGCAAGCCGCCTGGTAGGCCTTGAGATAGACGTGTTCCGTGAGTCGGAGAGCTACGAGGAGGACATCAGCCTGGAGGAATTCACGGACGAGATCGAGGACTGGGTAATCGCAGAACTGCGGCGCATCGGCCTCGACACCGCGAAGAGCGTACTGGCCGTGAGCAAGGAGGATCTGCTGCGCCGCACCGAGCTGGAGGAGGAAACCATCGACGATGTGCTCTCGATCCTGCGCGAGGAGTTGGAAGAAGAAGACAATCAATAG
- the infB gene encoding translation initiation factor IF-2, with translation MAEEKTRRLKQVATTLNIGTSTIVDYLSAKGFDVENKPTTKISAEQFNMLAKEYASSMQDKQEAEEINIGKKPQGNQVIDSDRHPYQEPKKQSEPEQEILIKNSSQHKQEAPAAPAPKPVAAPEQPAAKLPGIKVLGKIDLDAKGRPVPKQAEPAPEPAPAPTEAPAAAAPKPEAAPPAPEQTAPVAPEAPKATAPAPQEPVPAKAPEAPARPEEPAAPAAAVTPAPAAAKPTAEAPQTPAPATAPQQPATPETDSNQENKENIETISGRADQLKGLTVLGKIELPVESRRKGSKPVASSDDKKGKKKKRKRIIVGTEGGATQGQGPGQGNQRPTVPAQQRGGAQQRPPRPGAGGRGAQRPGAPTGRPVKAEVTDKEIQEQIKATLAKLSGGKGSGGNRAKYRREKRSAIADATEERRMAEQAESKTLRVTEFVSANDLASLMDVSVNEIIKVCMQLGMFVSINQRLDAEAITIIADEFGYDVDFITSEDEQALEDITEENEEDLEERAPIVTIMGHVDHGKTSLLDYIRNANVTAGEAGGITQHIGAYKVKTESGRTITFLDTPGHEAFTAMRARGAKVTDVVIIVVAADDAVMPQTKEAINHAQAAGSPIIIALNKVDKPSANPDKIREELAQMNILVEEWGGKYQSQEVSAKSGAGIPELLEKVLLEAELLELKANPNRAAVGTVIEASLDKGRGYVATVMVQTGTMKIGDVVLAGSHYGRVKAMTDHRGKKMKEAGPSTPVQLLGLDGAPQAGDKFLVMESEREAREIASNRSQVQREQSLRTRKHITLDEIGRRLAIGTFKELNVIVKGDVDGSVEALSDSLLKLSTPEVQVSIINKGVGAISESDVLLASASDAIIIGFQVRPSVNARRLAEQEQIDVRLYSIIYDAINEVKDAMEGMLAPTLKEEITGNAEVRDVFKITKVGTIAGCMVTDGSIQRNSKVRLVRDGIVVMDGEILALKRFKDDVSEVRQGFECGISLKNYNDIQEGDVIEAYTEKEVKRTL, from the coding sequence ATGGCAGAAGAAAAAACAAGGAGGCTCAAACAGGTTGCGACGACATTGAACATTGGTACCTCTACCATTGTGGATTACCTCTCTGCTAAAGGCTTCGACGTGGAAAACAAACCCACGACCAAGATCTCCGCAGAGCAGTTCAATATGCTGGCTAAAGAGTACGCTTCTTCTATGCAGGACAAGCAGGAGGCAGAGGAAATTAACATTGGCAAGAAGCCGCAGGGCAACCAGGTGATTGACTCTGACAGGCACCCATACCAGGAGCCGAAGAAGCAAAGCGAGCCTGAGCAGGAGATTCTGATAAAGAACAGCAGCCAGCACAAGCAGGAGGCACCGGCCGCGCCGGCGCCTAAGCCCGTGGCTGCACCGGAACAGCCCGCCGCGAAGCTACCCGGCATAAAAGTGTTGGGCAAAATTGATCTGGACGCCAAGGGCCGCCCTGTTCCGAAGCAAGCGGAGCCCGCCCCTGAACCAGCGCCGGCCCCGACGGAAGCCCCGGCTGCAGCCGCCCCCAAACCAGAGGCTGCGCCGCCTGCGCCAGAGCAGACGGCGCCGGTTGCCCCCGAGGCTCCGAAGGCCACTGCGCCTGCCCCCCAGGAACCCGTTCCTGCCAAAGCTCCCGAGGCTCCTGCCAGGCCAGAGGAACCAGCGGCCCCGGCAGCGGCTGTAACGCCTGCCCCAGCCGCTGCGAAGCCAACGGCCGAGGCACCACAAACACCTGCACCAGCGACGGCGCCCCAGCAACCGGCCACTCCTGAGACAGACAGTAACCAAGAAAACAAGGAAAACATAGAAACGATCTCAGGAAGAGCAGACCAGCTAAAAGGTCTGACGGTGCTTGGCAAGATAGAATTGCCGGTAGAGTCGCGCAGAAAAGGTTCCAAGCCGGTGGCGTCTTCGGACGACAAGAAGGGCAAGAAGAAAAAGCGCAAACGCATTATTGTGGGCACGGAAGGTGGCGCCACGCAAGGCCAGGGGCCAGGACAGGGGAACCAACGCCCTACCGTTCCGGCGCAGCAACGCGGCGGCGCACAGCAGCGCCCGCCAAGGCCAGGTGCCGGCGGAAGAGGTGCTCAACGCCCGGGCGCCCCAACAGGCCGGCCGGTTAAAGCGGAGGTTACCGACAAGGAAATCCAGGAGCAGATAAAGGCAACGCTGGCAAAGCTCAGCGGTGGCAAGGGCAGCGGTGGCAACCGCGCCAAGTACCGCCGCGAGAAGCGTTCGGCCATTGCCGATGCCACGGAAGAGCGCCGCATGGCCGAGCAGGCTGAGTCGAAGACACTGCGCGTTACGGAGTTCGTGTCGGCCAACGACCTGGCGTCGCTGATGGACGTGAGCGTGAACGAGATCATCAAGGTGTGTATGCAGTTGGGCATGTTCGTGTCCATCAACCAGCGCCTCGACGCCGAAGCCATCACCATCATCGCAGATGAATTCGGCTACGACGTTGACTTCATCACCTCTGAAGACGAGCAGGCGCTCGAAGATATAACCGAGGAGAACGAGGAGGACCTGGAAGAGCGCGCGCCAATCGTAACGATCATGGGCCACGTTGACCACGGTAAGACCTCCCTGCTCGACTACATCCGGAACGCGAACGTGACAGCCGGCGAGGCCGGTGGTATTACGCAGCACATCGGCGCCTATAAAGTGAAGACCGAGAGCGGCCGCACCATCACCTTCCTCGACACACCTGGCCACGAGGCCTTCACGGCCATGCGTGCCCGCGGTGCCAAGGTAACGGACGTTGTCATTATCGTGGTGGCCGCAGACGACGCGGTGATGCCGCAGACAAAAGAGGCCATCAACCACGCGCAGGCGGCGGGATCGCCCATCATCATCGCCCTGAACAAGGTAGACAAGCCGTCTGCCAACCCAGACAAGATCCGGGAGGAACTCGCCCAGATGAACATCCTGGTGGAGGAGTGGGGCGGCAAGTACCAGTCGCAGGAGGTGTCGGCCAAATCAGGCGCCGGCATCCCGGAACTGCTGGAGAAGGTGTTGCTGGAGGCCGAACTGCTGGAACTGAAAGCCAATCCGAATCGTGCGGCAGTGGGTACGGTAATAGAAGCCTCGCTGGACAAAGGCCGGGGCTATGTGGCGACGGTGATGGTGCAGACAGGCACGATGAAAATCGGTGATGTGGTGCTGGCTGGCTCCCACTACGGCAGGGTGAAAGCCATGACCGACCACCGTGGCAAGAAGATGAAGGAGGCCGGGCCTTCCACGCCGGTGCAGTTGCTGGGTCTGGACGGTGCGCCGCAGGCCGGTGACAAGTTCCTGGTGATGGAGTCGGAGCGCGAGGCGCGTGAAATCGCCTCTAACCGCTCGCAGGTGCAGCGCGAGCAAAGCCTGCGCACCCGCAAGCACATCACCCTGGATGAAATCGGACGCCGCCTGGCCATCGGTACATTCAAGGAGCTGAACGTGATTGTGAAAGGTGACGTGGACGGATCAGTGGAAGCCCTTTCTGACTCGCTGCTGAAGCTGTCTACGCCTGAGGTGCAGGTCAGCATCATCAACAAAGGCGTGGGCGCCATCTCTGAGTCTGATGTGTTGCTGGCCTCCGCCTCCGACGCGATTATCATCGGTTTCCAGGTGCGCCCTTCGGTGAACGCACGCAGGCTGGCGGAGCAGGAGCAAATTGACGTGCGCCTGTACTCTATCATCTACGACGCGATCAACGAGGTGAAGGACGCCATGGAAGGCATGCTGGCCCCAACGCTGAAAGAGGAGATAACCGGAAACGCAGAGGTGCGCGACGTGTTCAAGATTACGAAAGTGGGCACCATCGCCGGCTGTATGGTAACGGATGGCAGCATCCAGCGAAACTCCAAGGTAAGGCTGGTGCGCGACGGTATTGTGGTGATGGACGGTGAGATACTGGCGCTGAAGCGATTCAAGGATGATGTTTCTGAAGTGAGGCAAGGCTTTGAGTGCGGTATCAGCCTGAAGAACTACAATGACATTCAGGAAGGCGACGTGATTGAAGCCTACACCGAGAAGGAAGTGAAGCGCACGCTGTAG
- a CDS encoding DUF3078 domain-containing protein, translating into MLVFLRRSLFLCITLAYINPLAAAAQAVLADTANIWDFGGTGTLNFSQVSLTNWAAGGQNSLSVLGIATGYANYKHGKNTWNNSLDMTYGLVKLEGRRMQKSDDRLELNLKYGYRASKRWYYTAQVNLKTQLTPTYTITRDTLLSDFFAPAHILTSLGMDYKPNNKLSVFLSPFTGKFTVVSSQALADQGAFGVRAARKDVEGNPVPGTGEHFRKEFGGYVNVRYKNEIVQNVTLQSKLDLFTNYLRNPKNVDVAWENLVNFRVNKYIAASLFAHMIYDDDIKVSVDRNDDGKADGRGPRVQVKQTLGIGLSYNFK; encoded by the coding sequence ATGCTTGTATTCTTAAGACGCTCCTTATTCCTGTGCATCACCCTCGCCTATATAAACCCCCTCGCCGCCGCCGCCCAGGCGGTATTGGCAGACACAGCCAATATATGGGACTTCGGGGGCACCGGCACCCTTAACTTCAGCCAGGTGAGCCTGACCAACTGGGCCGCCGGCGGGCAGAACTCGCTCTCGGTGCTGGGCATTGCCACGGGCTACGCCAACTACAAGCACGGGAAAAACACCTGGAACAACTCCCTCGATATGACTTACGGGCTGGTGAAACTGGAGGGCAGGCGCATGCAGAAGAGCGACGACAGGCTGGAGCTGAACCTGAAATACGGGTACCGCGCCTCCAAGCGCTGGTATTATACCGCGCAGGTAAACCTCAAAACGCAGCTTACCCCCACTTACACCATCACGCGCGACACGCTGCTGTCGGATTTCTTCGCACCGGCCCATATCCTCACTTCCCTGGGCATGGACTACAAGCCAAACAACAAACTGTCGGTGTTCCTGTCGCCGTTCACGGGCAAGTTTACGGTGGTGAGCAGCCAGGCGCTGGCCGACCAAGGCGCCTTTGGGGTGAGGGCGGCCCGCAAGGACGTGGAGGGGAACCCGGTGCCGGGCACAGGGGAGCACTTCCGGAAGGAGTTTGGCGGCTACGTGAACGTGCGCTATAAAAATGAGATTGTCCAGAACGTGACGCTGCAATCTAAGCTCGACCTCTTCACCAACTACCTCCGCAACCCAAAGAACGTGGACGTGGCCTGGGAGAACCTTGTGAACTTCCGGGTGAACAAATACATAGCGGCCAGCCTCTTCGCGCACATGATTTACGACGATGACATCAAGGTGAGCGTGGACCGGAACGACGACGGCAAAGCGGACGGCAGAGGCCCGCGCGTGCAGGTAAAACAGACGTTGGGCATCGGCCTGTCATATAATTTTAAATAA
- a CDS encoding enoyl-CoA hydratase/isomerase family protein, which produces MATFKNLLLHLENGILTITINREDKLNALNIETIREIRDAMQQVYDDAAVRGVIITGAGTKAFVAGADISELTELSEVTARSFSERGQETFDLIEQCNKPVLAAVNGFALGGGNELAMACHMRIASTSARFGQPEVNLGLIPGYGGTQRLTQLVGKGKAMELLMTGDMVTAEEALMLGLANYVVAPEKLLPRCVEILQKIMSKAPLAVGLVIEGVNAVYDKEENGYQTEANAFARCCASEDFVEGTNAFMEKRRPVFKGI; this is translated from the coding sequence ATGGCTACATTCAAAAACCTGCTGCTTCACCTGGAGAACGGCATCCTTACCATCACCATCAACAGGGAAGACAAGCTGAACGCACTGAACATAGAAACCATCAGGGAGATAAGGGACGCCATGCAGCAGGTGTATGACGACGCTGCCGTGCGGGGCGTTATCATAACGGGGGCCGGTACAAAAGCCTTTGTGGCCGGGGCCGACATATCGGAGCTGACGGAACTGAGCGAGGTAACCGCCCGGAGCTTCTCGGAGCGCGGGCAGGAGACCTTCGACTTGATTGAGCAATGCAACAAGCCCGTGCTGGCCGCCGTGAACGGCTTTGCCCTGGGCGGCGGCAACGAACTGGCCATGGCCTGCCATATGCGGATTGCCAGCACCAGCGCCCGCTTCGGGCAGCCCGAGGTAAACCTGGGGCTGATACCGGGCTACGGCGGCACGCAGCGCCTGACCCAGCTGGTGGGCAAAGGCAAAGCGATGGAGCTGCTGATGACAGGCGATATGGTGACGGCGGAAGAGGCCCTGATGCTTGGACTGGCTAATTACGTGGTGGCGCCCGAGAAACTGCTGCCCCGCTGCGTGGAGATACTGCAGAAGATCATGAGCAAAGCCCCGCTGGCCGTCGGCCTGGTAATAGAGGGCGTGAACGCCGTGTATGACAAAGAGGAGAACGGCTACCAGACCGAGGCAAACGCCTTCGCCCGCTGCTGCGCCTCCGAGGATTTCGTGGAAGGCACCAACGCGTTTATGGAGAAGCGCAGGCCGGTGTTCAAAGGCATCTAA
- a CDS encoding lipopolysaccharide biosynthesis protein — MSIAKKLVGQTAAYGLSSIVGRALNYLLVPIYTAVLATEEFGVMSYLYAGVGFFNILYTYGMETAFFRFANKTGADRNKLYNQVLSLIICSSLLFTTVLILASGAIASYIGFPEQREYVVWLAVILAVDAIVAIPFARLRLLNKALKFATVKLANILLTVGANMFFLVLCRAIYNGDYLQELQPLVAYIYDPAFGIGYIFLINLVANALIIPMLWKEFASFRFELNMELLRPMLVYAYPLLFMGLAGAVNELLDRILLQEWLPAGFYPGKSNFDAIGIYSACYKLAIFMTLAIQAFRYAAEPFFFSQAEEKDSAHSFALIMKWFVIVCAFIFLFISANLEDFAFLFLRGEDYREGIMVVPVLLLANLFLGVYYNLSVWFKLTDKTKFGTYISFGGAAITIIFNLLLIPVLGYMGSAIATLVCYFSMALVSYLLGNRHYPIPYPVKTIVGYILLAAGLVWLALGVEVENFWLRHLYHLAICAAFAVVVWLRERPRFLKF, encoded by the coding sequence ATGAGTATAGCCAAGAAACTGGTCGGGCAGACTGCCGCCTACGGATTAAGCAGCATCGTCGGCAGGGCCCTGAACTATCTGCTCGTACCCATCTACACGGCCGTTCTGGCAACAGAGGAGTTTGGCGTGATGTCTTACCTTTACGCGGGCGTCGGCTTTTTCAACATCCTGTACACCTATGGCATGGAGACGGCTTTTTTCCGCTTCGCCAACAAGACCGGGGCCGACAGGAACAAACTCTACAACCAGGTACTCAGCCTGATTATATGCAGCAGCCTCCTTTTCACAACGGTACTTATCCTGGCATCGGGGGCCATCGCCAGCTATATAGGCTTTCCTGAGCAGCGGGAGTATGTGGTGTGGCTGGCAGTGATTCTGGCCGTGGATGCGATTGTGGCCATTCCTTTTGCCAGGCTGCGGCTGCTGAACAAAGCCTTGAAGTTCGCCACCGTCAAACTCGCGAACATCCTGCTGACGGTGGGGGCCAACATGTTTTTCCTGGTGCTTTGCAGGGCTATATATAATGGCGACTACCTGCAGGAACTGCAACCGCTGGTTGCTTATATATATGATCCTGCTTTCGGCATCGGCTATATCTTCCTAATTAACCTGGTGGCCAACGCGCTGATTATCCCCATGCTGTGGAAAGAATTCGCCAGTTTCCGGTTCGAACTGAACATGGAGTTGCTGCGCCCCATGCTGGTGTATGCCTACCCGCTGCTGTTCATGGGCCTGGCAGGCGCTGTAAACGAACTGCTCGACCGCATTCTGCTGCAGGAGTGGCTGCCGGCGGGTTTTTACCCGGGGAAAAGCAATTTTGATGCGATTGGTATATATAGCGCCTGCTACAAACTGGCTATTTTCATGACGCTGGCCATACAGGCCTTCCGCTATGCCGCCGAGCCGTTCTTCTTTTCCCAGGCCGAGGAGAAAGACTCTGCTCATTCATTCGCCCTTATCATGAAGTGGTTTGTGATTGTCTGCGCCTTTATCTTCTTATTCATATCCGCCAACTTAGAAGATTTTGCCTTCTTATTTCTGCGTGGAGAGGATTACCGCGAGGGCATCATGGTGGTGCCCGTGCTGCTGCTGGCCAATCTGTTTCTGGGGGTGTATTACAACCTGTCAGTGTGGTTTAAGCTCACGGACAAGACAAAGTTCGGCACCTACATCAGCTTTGGCGGCGCGGCCATCACCATCATTTTTAACCTCCTGCTGATTCCGGTGCTGGGGTATATGGGCTCGGCCATCGCCACGCTCGTCTGCTACTTCAGCATGGCGCTGGTGAGTTACCTGCTCGGCAACCGCCACTACCCTATCCCCTACCCGGTCAAAACCATTGTCGGCTATATACTGCTGGCGGCGGGGCTGGTGTGGCTCGCGCTCGGGGTGGAGGTTGAGAACTTCTGGCTGCGCCATCTGTACCACCTGGCCATATGCGCCGCCTTTGCCGTGGTGGTGTGGCTGCGCGAGCGGCCGCGCTTTCTTAAATTTTAA
- the dut gene encoding dUTP diphosphatase: MHRERLPVDVINKSKHALPSYQTVHSAGMDLRANLEAPVTLKPLQRALIPTGLYIALPEGHEAQIRPRSGLAYKHGISIVNSPGTIDADYRGELKVLLVNLSDEEFVVEDGERIAQMVVARYERIAWQEAEALTDTARGAGGYGSTGTK; encoded by the coding sequence ATGCACAGAGAACGCCTCCCGGTTGATGTGATAAACAAATCGAAACACGCGCTGCCGTCTTACCAGACGGTCCATTCGGCGGGCATGGACCTGCGGGCAAACCTGGAGGCGCCGGTTACGTTGAAACCACTGCAGCGCGCCCTCATCCCGACGGGTTTATATATAGCCCTGCCGGAGGGGCACGAGGCGCAGATACGCCCGCGCAGCGGCCTGGCCTACAAGCACGGCATCTCCATCGTGAACAGCCCCGGCACCATCGACGCCGATTACCGGGGTGAGTTGAAGGTGCTGCTGGTCAACCTCTCGGACGAGGAATTTGTGGTGGAGGACGGAGAGCGCATTGCCCAGATGGTGGTGGCCCGCTACGAGCGCATCGCCTGGCAGGAGGCGGAGGCGCTCACTGACACGGCGCGGGGCGCGGGCGGCTACGGCAGCACCGGCACCAAATGA
- a CDS encoding nucleotidyltransferase family protein, translating to MRIIIPMAGMGKRMRPHTLTVPKPLIPIAGKPIVQRLVEDIAKVCHEPIEEVAFIIGHFGEKVEQNLIKIAEAVGAKGSIYYQEEALGTAHAILCAQASLQGKVVVAFADTLFKADFQLDTNADGTIWVQRVEDPRPFGVIKLNEQNEITDFVEKPEHFVSDLAIIGIYYFRDGEYLRSELQYLLDNNIKDKGEFQLTNALENMKNKGTTFIPAVISEWLDCGNKNATVYTNQRYLEYIRDEEGLVAPSAQLENAVIIPPVYIGEHVRITNSVIGPHVSIGNNTNVYNSVVSNSIIQEDTSLKNGNVANSMLGNFVVFEGRQSDLSLGDFNTLTE from the coding sequence ATGAGAATCATCATACCAATGGCCGGTATGGGCAAGCGGATGCGTCCCCACACCCTGACTGTGCCGAAACCGCTTATTCCGATTGCCGGCAAGCCCATCGTGCAGCGCCTGGTGGAGGACATCGCCAAAGTTTGCCACGAGCCCATTGAGGAGGTGGCGTTCATCATCGGGCACTTCGGCGAGAAGGTGGAGCAGAACCTGATAAAGATTGCGGAGGCCGTTGGCGCCAAAGGCAGCATCTACTACCAGGAGGAAGCCCTGGGCACGGCCCACGCCATCCTTTGCGCGCAGGCGTCGCTGCAGGGGAAAGTGGTGGTGGCCTTTGCCGACACCCTGTTCAAGGCCGACTTCCAGCTCGACACCAACGCCGACGGCACCATCTGGGTGCAGCGCGTGGAAGACCCGCGCCCTTTCGGCGTCATCAAGCTGAACGAGCAGAACGAGATCACCGATTTCGTGGAGAAGCCGGAGCACTTCGTGTCCGACCTGGCCATCATCGGCATCTACTATTTCCGCGACGGCGAGTACCTGCGTAGCGAGCTGCAGTACCTGCTCGACAACAACATCAAAGACAAGGGGGAGTTCCAGCTAACCAATGCGTTAGAGAACATGAAGAACAAAGGCACCACCTTTATTCCTGCCGTCATATCGGAGTGGCTCGACTGCGGAAATAAAAATGCAACCGTATATACTAATCAACGCTATTTAGAGTATATAAGGGATGAGGAAGGCCTGGTGGCCCCTTCGGCGCAGCTGGAGAACGCGGTGATTATCCCCCCTGTGTATATCGGTGAGCATGTGCGCATCACAAACTCGGTGATCGGCCCGCACGTTTCCATCGGGAACAACACAAATGTCTATAACTCAGTGGTGAGCAACTCGATCATCCAGGAAGATACTTCCCTCAAAAACGGCAACGTTGCAAACTCAATGCTCGGCAACTTTGTTGTGTTTGAGGGGCGCCAGTCTGATCTCAGCCTCGGCGACTTCAACACGCTTACAGAGTAG